One genomic region from Jiangella sp. DSM 45060 encodes:
- a CDS encoding alpha/beta fold hydrolase: MTTLLLVHGGLWEAGMDADAFWRRPGVVDALEDRGFDVLAPDRPVHAASWADEAEHLARALPTGPCTVVAGSNGCSAAVRLALARPDAVARLLLAWPATAGDPAVDARTAAALTASGAAPEVVAGLLAGDTLRGVTDAALAGLTAPLGLLPAEPENPFHQRRTVDALAGLVPGATVLPGCTEPPRPDFAADLGRCADAMAAFAR, encoded by the coding sequence ATGACGACGCTGCTGCTGGTCCACGGCGGGCTCTGGGAAGCGGGCATGGACGCCGACGCGTTCTGGCGGCGCCCCGGCGTCGTCGATGCGCTGGAGGACCGCGGGTTCGACGTCCTCGCGCCGGACCGGCCGGTGCACGCGGCGTCCTGGGCGGACGAGGCGGAGCACCTGGCCCGGGCGCTGCCGACGGGCCCATGCACCGTCGTCGCCGGGTCGAACGGCTGCTCAGCGGCGGTGCGGCTGGCGCTGGCCCGTCCGGACGCGGTCGCCCGGCTGCTGCTCGCCTGGCCCGCGACGGCGGGCGATCCCGCCGTCGACGCCCGGACGGCGGCCGCCCTCACGGCGTCGGGCGCCGCGCCGGAGGTCGTCGCGGGGCTGCTGGCCGGCGACACGCTGCGCGGCGTGACCGACGCCGCGCTCGCCGGGCTGACGGCGCCGCTCGGGTTGCTGCCGGCCGAGCCGGAGAACCCGTTCCACCAGCGGCGGACGGTGGACGCGCTGGCAGGACTGGTTCCGGGCGCGACCGTGCTGCCCGGGTGCACCGAGCCGCCCCGCCCGGACTTCGCCGCCGACCTCGGCCGGTGCGCCGACGCGATGGCGGCGTTCGCCCGCTGA
- a CDS encoding IS256 family transposase → MALDHAALLEVLEVMRAADVDDRVRTAAQGMYQALIDAEATAVIGAGPWERSAERTAQRNGSRPRVLTTTAGDLELRIPKLRTGSFFPSLLERRRRVDQALFAVIMEAYLHGVSTRKVDDLVKALGADSGISKSEVSRICADLDEEVGAFRDRSLGETTYPYVFLDATYCKARVNRRVVSQAVVIATGVTADGRREVLGFDVGDSEDGAFWTAFLRSLKARGLGGVQLVISDAHTGLKHAIASVLIGAAWQRCRVHFLRNVLAQVPKGNAEMVAAAIRTIFAQPDAEHVHEQFDVIATMLGRQLPKVEQMLRDAKDDLLAFTTFPISHWKKIWSTNPLERLNKEVKRRTDVVGVFPNPAALLRLAGSVLVEAHDEWQVTAERRYLSETSMALLNAPATNKEVAKPELMTA, encoded by the coding sequence ATGGCCTTGGACCATGCTGCCCTACTTGAGGTGCTCGAGGTGATGCGGGCCGCTGATGTGGATGATCGGGTCCGTACCGCGGCGCAGGGGATGTATCAGGCGTTGATCGATGCCGAGGCGACGGCGGTGATCGGTGCTGGCCCGTGGGAGCGCAGCGCGGAGCGGACCGCGCAGCGCAACGGCTCGCGACCCAGGGTCCTGACCACGACCGCGGGGGATCTGGAGTTGCGGATCCCGAAGCTGCGCACGGGGTCGTTCTTCCCGTCGCTGTTGGAGCGGCGCCGGCGGGTGGACCAGGCCCTGTTCGCGGTGATCATGGAGGCGTATCTGCATGGGGTGTCGACCCGCAAGGTCGATGACCTGGTCAAGGCGCTGGGCGCGGACAGCGGGATCTCCAAGTCGGAGGTGTCGCGGATCTGCGCCGATCTCGACGAAGAAGTGGGTGCGTTCCGGGACCGGTCGCTGGGCGAGACGACCTATCCGTACGTGTTCCTCGACGCGACCTACTGCAAGGCCCGGGTGAACCGCCGCGTGGTGTCCCAGGCGGTGGTCATCGCTACCGGCGTCACCGCCGACGGGCGGCGCGAGGTGCTCGGGTTCGACGTCGGCGACAGCGAGGACGGCGCGTTCTGGACCGCGTTCCTGCGCTCGTTGAAGGCCCGCGGGCTGGGCGGTGTCCAGCTGGTCATCTCCGACGCCCACACCGGCCTCAAGCACGCCATCGCCTCGGTGCTGATCGGCGCGGCCTGGCAGCGCTGCCGGGTGCACTTCCTACGCAACGTGCTCGCCCAGGTCCCCAAGGGCAACGCCGAGATGGTGGCCGCGGCGATCCGCACGATCTTCGCCCAGCCCGACGCCGAGCACGTGCACGAGCAGTTCGACGTCATCGCCACCATGCTCGGCCGGCAACTACCCAAGGTCGAACAGATGCTGCGCGACGCCAAGGACGATCTCCTCGCGTTCACCACGTTCCCGATCAGCCACTGGAAGAAGATCTGGTCCACCAACCCGCTGGAACGGCTGAACAAGGAGGTCAAACGCCGCACCGACGTCGTCGGAGTGTTCCCCAACCCCGCCGCCCTGCTCCGCCTGGCCGGATCGGTCCTCGTGGAGGCCCACGACGAATGGCAAGTCACCGCCGAACGCCGCTACCTCTCCGAAACCTCCATGGCCCTGCTCAACGCGCCGGCAACCAACAAGGAGGTGGCCAAACCCGAACTCATGACGGCATGA
- the disA gene encoding DNA integrity scanning diadenylate cyclase DisA: MTTSRPGHDRGHVQGIDRAGADAKLRLALAAVAPGTNLREGLERILRGRTGALVVLGYDKTIEAMSTGGFSLDVEFSATRLRELAKMDGAIVVDRDCTKILKCATQLVPDPSIPTTESGTRHRTAERVAKQTGFPVISVSQSMRIVAIYVDDIRYVLEDAGQILSRANQAPATLERYKLRLDEVSGTLSALEIEDLVTVRDVVSVAQRLEMVRRISVEIDGYVVELGTDGRLLSLQLDELVAGVDSDRELVIRDYLPAPSGRRKRSLGEAISALDTLSGTELLDLGAVARALGFPGGGEQLDAAVSPRGFRLLARVPRLPDSVIDRLVEHFGGLQKLLAASVDDLQAVEGVGESRARSVREGLSRLAESSILERYV; the protein is encoded by the coding sequence ATCACGACAAGCCGTCCGGGTCACGACAGGGGTCACGTGCAAGGCATCGATCGAGCCGGCGCCGACGCGAAACTGCGCCTGGCTCTCGCAGCCGTCGCGCCCGGCACCAACCTGCGCGAGGGCCTCGAGCGCATCCTGCGCGGCCGCACCGGCGCCCTGGTCGTGCTCGGCTACGACAAGACCATCGAGGCCATGTCCACCGGCGGTTTCAGCCTCGACGTCGAGTTCAGCGCCACCCGGCTGCGCGAGCTGGCGAAGATGGACGGCGCCATCGTCGTCGACCGCGACTGCACGAAGATCCTCAAGTGCGCCACCCAGCTGGTGCCCGACCCGTCCATCCCGACGACGGAGTCCGGCACCCGGCACCGCACCGCGGAGCGGGTGGCCAAGCAGACCGGCTTCCCGGTCATCTCGGTCAGCCAGTCCATGCGCATCGTCGCCATCTACGTCGACGACATCCGTTACGTGCTCGAGGACGCCGGGCAGATCCTGTCGCGCGCCAACCAGGCGCCGGCCACGCTCGAGCGGTACAAGCTGCGCCTCGACGAAGTGTCCGGCACGCTGTCGGCGCTGGAGATCGAGGACCTCGTCACCGTCCGCGACGTCGTCTCGGTGGCGCAGCGACTCGAGATGGTGCGGCGCATCTCGGTCGAGATCGACGGCTACGTCGTCGAGTTGGGCACCGACGGCCGGCTGCTCAGCCTGCAGCTCGACGAACTGGTCGCCGGCGTCGACTCCGACCGCGAGCTGGTCATCCGCGACTACCTGCCGGCACCGTCCGGACGCCGCAAGCGCAGCCTCGGCGAGGCCATCAGCGCGCTCGACACCCTGTCCGGCACCGAGCTGCTCGACCTCGGCGCGGTGGCCCGGGCGCTCGGCTTCCCCGGCGGTGGCGAGCAGCTCGACGCCGCGGTGAGCCCACGCGGGTTCCGGCTGCTGGCGCGCGTGCCGCGGCTCCCCGACAGCGTCATCGACCGCCTGGTCGAGCACTTCGGCGGCCTGCAGAAACTGCTCGCCGCCAGCGTCGACGACCTCCAAGCCGTCGAGGGCGTGGGCGAGTCCCGCGCCCGCAGCGTCCGCGAGGGACTGTCCCGGCTGGCCGAGTCCAGCATCCTCGAACGCTACGTCTGA
- the radA gene encoding DNA repair protein RadA, translating into MAKAKATAPAFRCSECGWTTAKWVGRCGECQAWGTVEQAGAAKAGVTAAGPVTEAARPIGSVAIEAARSRPTGVGEFDRALGGGLVQGAVILLAGEPGVGKSTLLLDVTARWAHEAGQALYVTGEESAAQVRLRAERIGAVADHLYLAAETDLSAVLGHIDEVQPTLLVLDSVQTVSSPAVDGAAGGVTQVREVAASLIRVAKDRGIATILVGHVTKDGSIAGPRVLEHLVDVVLQFEGDRHSRLRLVRTVKNRFGPADEVGCFDLTDTGISSLADPTGLFLSRHATPVPGTCITVTLEGRRPLLGEVQALVATSALASPRRANSGLDSSRVAMVLAVLERRGQVKLSNSDVYTSTVGGAKLSEPSTDLALLLAVASAAIGTPLPAGLTALGEVGLAGEIRRVSGLNRRLAEAERMGFTTALVPADPGPVPGGIRVVEVTDVGQALAATGRDARLAADSPQRT; encoded by the coding sequence ATGGCGAAGGCGAAAGCGACGGCCCCGGCGTTCCGGTGCTCCGAGTGCGGCTGGACCACCGCGAAGTGGGTCGGCCGGTGCGGTGAGTGCCAGGCGTGGGGCACGGTCGAGCAGGCGGGCGCGGCGAAGGCCGGGGTCACGGCGGCCGGCCCGGTCACCGAGGCGGCCCGGCCCATCGGCTCCGTCGCCATCGAGGCGGCCCGGTCCCGGCCCACCGGCGTCGGCGAGTTCGACCGCGCGCTGGGCGGCGGGCTGGTCCAGGGCGCCGTCATCCTGCTGGCCGGCGAGCCGGGTGTCGGCAAGTCGACGCTGCTGCTCGACGTCACGGCGCGGTGGGCGCACGAGGCGGGCCAGGCGCTCTACGTCACCGGCGAGGAGTCCGCGGCGCAGGTGCGGCTGCGGGCCGAGCGCATCGGCGCGGTCGCCGACCACCTGTACCTGGCCGCCGAGACCGACCTGTCAGCCGTGCTCGGGCACATCGACGAGGTGCAGCCGACGCTGCTGGTGCTCGACTCGGTGCAGACGGTGTCCAGCCCGGCCGTCGACGGTGCGGCGGGCGGCGTCACGCAGGTCCGCGAGGTGGCGGCGTCGCTGATCCGGGTGGCGAAGGACCGCGGCATCGCGACGATCCTGGTCGGCCATGTCACCAAGGACGGCAGCATCGCGGGGCCGCGGGTGCTGGAGCACCTGGTCGACGTCGTGCTGCAGTTCGAGGGCGACCGGCACTCGCGGCTGCGGCTGGTGCGCACGGTGAAGAACCGGTTCGGCCCGGCCGACGAGGTCGGCTGCTTCGACCTCACCGACACCGGCATCTCGTCGCTGGCCGACCCCACCGGGCTGTTCCTGAGCCGGCACGCCACGCCCGTCCCCGGCACCTGCATCACGGTGACGCTGGAGGGCCGGCGGCCGCTGCTGGGCGAGGTGCAGGCACTGGTGGCCACGTCGGCGCTGGCCTCGCCCCGGCGGGCGAACAGCGGGCTCGACTCCTCCCGGGTGGCCATGGTGCTGGCCGTCCTGGAGCGCCGTGGCCAGGTGAAGCTCAGCAACAGCGACGTCTACACGTCCACCGTCGGCGGCGCGAAGCTGTCCGAGCCGTCCACCGACCTCGCGCTGCTGCTCGCCGTCGCCAGCGCCGCCATCGGCACGCCGTTGCCGGCCGGGCTCACGGCGCTCGGCGAGGTCGGGCTGGCCGGCGAGATCCGCCGTGTGTCCGGCCTGAACCGCCGGCTGGCCGAGGCCGAGCGCATGGGATTCACCACAGCCCTGGTGCCCGCCGACCCCGGCCCGGTGCCCGGCGGCATCCGCGTCGTCGAGGTCACCGACGTCGGGCAGGCGCTGGCGGCGACGGGCCGCGATGCCCGGTTGGCTGCGGATTCGCCCCAGCGCACCTGA